Within Butyrivibrio fibrisolvens, the genomic segment GTCTTCTATCAGTCTGTCATCAACATTACCTAATGCTAAAAATAAGTTCTCACTGTTCATACGGCCAGATATCCCTCCTTCATAAGTCTTTCCTTTAGTTTGTTCCTGATCCTTGTAAGCGTCACACTGACATTACCTTTTGTCATTCCAAACTTCCTAGCTATAAAAGCTATATCATAAGCATAGAAATAACGGCCCAGGAATATATAAGCTTCTTTCTCTGGAAGTTTTCCCACAAAGTCTGAAACTATGCCTGCGAGTTCATTTCCCATGATGCTGCTTTCTACGCTACCTGAATCAGGAATACACTCATCAAGTTCTTCCAAAACGGCTTCTATCTCACCGCCGCCTCTTTTCTTGGCACTTCCTGCGCGGTATCTGTCATATGCAAGTTCTCTGGTTATCTTACCGATAAAACCTTTGAATGCTATGGGCCTACTGGGCGGTATCTTGTTCCAAAGCTTTATGTAGGTGTCATCAATGCATTCTTCTACATCCTGAAAACTTTTTAGGATATTGCCGGCAATCATCTTACAGTAGCTTCCATACTTGTTGTCTGTCTCTCTGATTGCCTGCTGATCTCTTTTAAAGAAGAGTTCAACAATATTTCTATCTTCCATATCTGCTCCCTTCGACTTATTTTTGTCTTTCATATATATAGCCGCAAGTTTTTGAGGATTATTACAACTTTTTGAAAATTGCTTTTGAAATGATAACGGAATTTTGCAAAATGATGCTAGGGGCTGGCGAAATGATATCAGGGGACGGAGTAAGGAACTATTTTGAAGATCAAAAATAATCCCTTACTCCGTCCCCTGGTATCATTTCGCCAGCCCCTGGTATCATTTCGTCAAAGCGCCAGAAATCTCGCTATCATCTCAGGTCTTGACGGATAATACAAATGAGCAAATCCTGCAAAACATTCTTGTAAACCTGAATCCCCGTCCAGGACTTTCCGGAAGGCTTAGTAAGAAGGCAGGTATCTCCATTGTCCGACGTATCATAATAATGAAATTCATGGGCTCTTATCTCCTCGGCCACCTTTAGATACGGATTGTCAGATGTGCTTCTGACAGTTACATATCCAAAATGGCCCAGTCTGTCTCTCATACTGCCGCTTCCTTTTAAAACTCCGACCATCTCATATGTTTCTTTATCAGAGAAGACAATCTTTCCTGC encodes:
- a CDS encoding RNA polymerase sigma factor → MKDKNKSKGADMEDRNIVELFFKRDQQAIRETDNKYGSYCKMIAGNILKSFQDVEECIDDTYIKLWNKIPPSRPIAFKGFIGKITRELAYDRYRAGSAKKRGGGEIEAVLEELDECIPDSGSVESSIMGNELAGIVSDFVGKLPEKEAYIFLGRYFYAYDIAFIARKFGMTKGNVSVTLTRIRNKLKERLMKEGYLAV